One Schistocerca nitens isolate TAMUIC-IGC-003100 chromosome 1, iqSchNite1.1, whole genome shotgun sequence DNA segment encodes these proteins:
- the LOC126239430 gene encoding cuticle protein 67-like, with product MAFKLAVFAAVLAVARAGYLGAPAVAYGAAPAYAAPAYAAPAYAAYGAHAVAPAAITSQHSNILRSYGNLGQVSTYSKTIDTPYSSVTKSDVRVSNDALAHVAAPVAYAAHAAPVAYAAHAAPVAYAAHAAPVAYAARPAVVKAAAPAVGLLGVAYSAAPAVAHMTYSNGLGLSYAW from the exons ATGGCCTTCAAG CTCGCCGTCTTCGCCGCCGTCCTGGCCGTGGCCCGTGCCGGCTACCTGGGCGCCCCCGCCGTGGCCTAcggcgccgcccccgcctacgccgcccccgcctacgccgcccccgcctacgCCGCCTACGGCGCGCACGCCGTCGCCCCCGCGGCCATCACCTCCCAGCACTCCAACATCCTGAGGAGCTACGGCAACCTGGGACAGGTGTCCACCTACTCCAAGACCATCGACACGCCCTACTCCAGCGTCACCAAGTCTGACGTGCGCGTCAGCAACGACGCTCTGGCCCATGTCGCCGCCCCCGTCGCCtacgccgcccacgccgcccccgTGGCTTATGCTGCCCACGCCGCCCCTGTGGCCTACGCCGCCCACGCTGCCCCCGTGGCCTACGCCGCCCGCCCCGCCGTCGTCaaggccgccgcccccgccgtcggtCTTCTGGGAGTCGCCTactccgccgcccccgccgtcgcccACATGACCTACAGTAACGGTCTGGGTCTCAGCTACGCCTGGTAG